In the genome of Flavobacterium panacagri, one region contains:
- the topA gene encoding type I DNA topoisomerase gives MAKNLVIVESPAKAKTIEKFLGSDFQVESSYGHIADLPSKEIGVDVENGFKPKYEVSPDKKALVTKLKSLSKNAETVWLASDEDREGEAISWHLAEELKLDTKKTKRIVFHEITKSAILKAIDNPREIDYNLVNAQQARRVLDRLVGYELSPVLWRKIKGGLSAGRVQSVSVRLIVEREREIQSFNAVATYSIVAEFVNEAGKAFKAKLPKNFNTKKEAEDFLNQNIGSKYKVADLETKPTKKSPTSPFTTSTLQQEAARKLYLPVGITMQLAQRLYEAGLITYMRTDSVNLSKEAMDAAEAEIIKSYGKEYSKPRVFANKNKGAQEAHEAIRPTDMSRHSVNIDRDQARLYDLIWKRTLASQMSDAQLERTNVKIEADNHDELFTASGEVLLFEGFLKVYLEGHDDDEEEQEGMLPALKVNEKLANNYITATERYSRPPARYTEASLVKKLEELGIGRPSTYAPTISTIINRNYVEKGTLEGQERNYTQLTLQNSKVGEKLLKENTGSDKGKLVPTDIGTIVTDFLVKNFGNILDYNFTAKVEQDFDEIAEGNIDWAKMMQDFYNQFHPNVKEVEANAERESGERILGKDADGRQVSVRLGKFGPMAQIGEADDEDKKFASLMADQNIGNITLEEALNLFLLPKSLGDYKGEEVEVNNGRYGPYVRHGSVFISLPRGEDPLNVSKERAQELIDEKALADAPIAVYKGEGVQKGVGRFGPFIKWNGLFVNVSKKYNFDNLSQADVEELIEDKLQKNIDKVLHNWEDEGIVVEKARWGRSVILKGKIKIELSKDVDATKLTLAQVQEMIEAKAPAKKAAAKKTTTTKKAPAKKAAAKKK, from the coding sequence ATGGCAAAGAATTTAGTTATAGTGGAGTCACCTGCAAAGGCGAAAACGATCGAGAAATTCCTCGGAAGCGATTTTCAGGTGGAGTCAAGTTATGGTCACATAGCCGACTTACCATCAAAGGAAATAGGAGTAGATGTAGAAAATGGATTTAAACCTAAATATGAAGTTTCTCCTGATAAAAAAGCCTTGGTAACGAAACTAAAATCACTTTCTAAGAATGCCGAAACGGTTTGGTTAGCATCCGATGAGGACCGCGAGGGAGAGGCTATTTCATGGCACTTGGCGGAAGAATTAAAATTAGACACAAAAAAAACCAAACGAATTGTTTTTCACGAGATTACAAAATCAGCGATTCTTAAAGCAATCGACAATCCAAGAGAAATTGATTATAATCTAGTAAACGCACAGCAGGCACGTCGTGTTCTGGATCGTTTAGTAGGTTACGAATTATCTCCTGTTTTATGGAGAAAAATCAAAGGAGGACTTTCAGCAGGTCGTGTGCAGTCAGTTTCTGTACGTTTGATCGTTGAAAGAGAGCGTGAAATTCAAAGTTTTAATGCAGTAGCAACCTATTCAATTGTTGCAGAATTTGTAAACGAAGCTGGAAAAGCTTTCAAAGCAAAACTTCCAAAAAACTTTAATACTAAAAAAGAAGCCGAAGATTTCTTAAATCAAAATATCGGTTCAAAATATAAGGTAGCTGATTTAGAAACTAAACCTACCAAAAAATCTCCAACATCTCCTTTTACAACTTCTACGTTACAGCAGGAAGCAGCAAGAAAATTATACTTGCCAGTTGGAATTACCATGCAGTTGGCACAGCGTCTTTATGAAGCCGGATTGATTACTTATATGAGAACGGATTCTGTGAATCTTTCAAAGGAAGCAATGGATGCAGCTGAAGCAGAAATCATAAAATCTTACGGAAAAGAATATTCTAAACCTCGCGTTTTTGCTAACAAAAATAAAGGAGCGCAGGAAGCACATGAAGCAATTCGTCCGACAGATATGTCTCGTCACTCTGTAAATATTGACCGTGACCAAGCGCGTTTATACGATTTGATCTGGAAAAGAACTTTAGCGTCTCAAATGAGTGATGCGCAGTTGGAAAGAACAAATGTAAAAATTGAAGCGGATAATCATGATGAGCTTTTTACAGCTTCTGGAGAAGTATTACTTTTCGAAGGATTCTTAAAAGTGTACTTAGAAGGTCATGATGACGATGAAGAAGAGCAAGAAGGAATGCTTCCAGCTTTAAAAGTAAACGAAAAACTAGCAAATAATTACATTACAGCTACAGAAAGATATTCAAGACCGCCTGCACGTTATACTGAAGCTTCTTTAGTGAAAAAACTGGAGGAACTGGGAATTGGACGTCCGTCTACTTATGCGCCAACTATTTCTACAATTATAAATAGAAATTATGTTGAAAAAGGAACTCTTGAAGGACAAGAGCGTAATTATACACAGCTTACTTTGCAAAACAGTAAAGTAGGAGAGAAGTTGTTGAAAGAAAATACAGGTTCTGATAAAGGGAAATTAGTTCCTACAGATATCGGAACTATTGTAACCGATTTCTTGGTGAAGAATTTTGGAAACATTTTAGATTATAATTTCACAGCAAAAGTAGAGCAGGATTTTGATGAAATTGCTGAAGGAAATATTGACTGGGCAAAAATGATGCAGGATTTCTACAATCAATTTCATCCAAATGTAAAAGAGGTTGAGGCAAATGCAGAACGAGAAAGCGGTGAAAGAATTCTAGGAAAAGATGCTGATGGAAGACAAGTTTCTGTTCGTTTAGGAAAATTTGGGCCAATGGCGCAGATTGGAGAAGCAGATGATGAGGATAAAAAATTTGCCAGCTTAATGGCAGATCAAAATATTGGAAATATTACCCTTGAAGAAGCTTTAAATTTATTTTTGCTGCCTAAAAGTTTAGGAGACTATAAAGGAGAAGAAGTAGAAGTGAATAACGGCCGTTACGGTCCTTATGTTCGTCACGGAAGTGTTTTTATTTCACTGCCAAGAGGTGAAGATCCATTGAATGTTTCTAAAGAAAGAGCTCAGGAATTAATTGACGAAAAAGCACTTGCAGATGCACCGATAGCTGTTTATAAAGGAGAAGGTGTCCAGAAAGGTGTTGGGCGCTTTGGGCCATTTATTAAATGGAACGGACTTTTTGTGAATGTGAGCAAAAAATACAATTTCGATAATTTATCGCAAGCAGATGTAGAAGAGCTTATTGAAGATAAGCTTCAAAAAAATATCGATAAAGTGCTTCACAATTGGGAAGACGAAGGAATTGTGGTGGAGAAAGCCCGTTGGGGACGTTCTGTAATCCTGAAAGGTAAAATCAAAATTGAATTGAGTAAAGATGTTGATGCAACGAAGTTGACATTAGCTCAGGTTCAAGAAATGATAGAAGCAAAAGCTCCTGCAAAGAAAGCGGCAGCGAAAAAAACGACAACAACTAAAAAAGCGCCAGCTAAAAAAGCAGCTGCTAAAAAGAAATAA
- a CDS encoding formimidoylglutamase, with translation MEFDFLEPVNDVIVKFVGALSSQELGSKVVFHTQDQFPDIDQINIAIIGVLEDRTNINMVNEVNLSAVRKKLYSMYPGNWDASIADLGDILAGDSVEDTYFAVKKVVAALIKKKVIPIVLGGSQDLTYALYRAYDDLEQMVNLVAVDNKFDFGKENESVSANSYLTKIIIDEPNNLFNYCNIGYQTYYNSQEEIDLIEKLFFDAYRLGEISNKITLAEPVFRDADLVSFDLNSVKSSASGNTVTFEPNGFNGKEICALSRYAGISDKVSAFGVFNHNSTMAESVIIAQIVWYFIEGYHYRSKEYPFGSRANYLKYIVPLEEEELIFYKSDKTDRWWIEIPFQSNGHNKLKRNTLLPCSYDEYLAACNQELPERWWKAQRKNAL, from the coding sequence ATGGAATTTGATTTTCTAGAACCAGTAAATGATGTAATTGTAAAATTCGTCGGTGCGCTGTCTTCACAAGAACTTGGAAGTAAAGTAGTTTTTCATACCCAAGATCAGTTTCCTGATATTGATCAAATTAATATAGCTATAATTGGTGTTTTAGAAGATCGTACAAACATCAATATGGTTAACGAAGTTAATCTTTCGGCTGTTCGTAAGAAATTATATAGCATGTATCCAGGTAACTGGGATGCATCAATTGCAGACTTAGGAGATATCCTTGCTGGTGATTCTGTTGAAGATACTTATTTTGCAGTAAAAAAGGTTGTAGCGGCTTTAATTAAGAAAAAAGTCATTCCTATAGTCCTGGGAGGTTCTCAGGATTTGACCTATGCTTTGTATCGTGCTTACGACGATTTAGAACAGATGGTGAATTTGGTAGCTGTGGATAATAAATTTGATTTTGGAAAAGAAAATGAGTCAGTTTCGGCTAATTCGTATTTAACTAAAATCATAATTGATGAGCCAAATAATCTGTTTAACTACTGTAATATTGGGTATCAGACTTATTATAATTCTCAAGAAGAAATTGATTTGATCGAAAAATTATTTTTTGATGCTTATCGTTTAGGTGAAATTTCTAATAAAATTACCCTAGCAGAACCAGTTTTTAGAGATGCAGATTTAGTTAGCTTTGATTTGAATTCTGTAAAATCTTCAGCTTCAGGTAATACGGTTACTTTTGAGCCTAACGGATTTAATGGAAAAGAAATTTGTGCATTGTCTAGATATGCGGGAATAAGTGATAAAGTTTCTGCTTTTGGAGTCTTTAATCACAATAGTACAATGGCAGAGTCCGTTATTATTGCTCAGATTGTATGGTATTTTATTGAAGGATATCATTACCGTTCAAAAGAATATCCATTCGGGAGTCGTGCCAATTATCTTAAATATATAGTGCCGCTGGAAGAGGAGGAATTGATTTTTTATAAAAGTGATAAAACAGACCGTTGGTGGATCGAAATTCCTTTTCAATCAAATGGCCACAATAAGTTAAAAAGAAATACGTTATTACCCTGTTCTTATGATGAATATTTGGCGGCTTGTAACCAAGAATTGCCAGAAAGATGGTGGAAAGCGCAACGAAAAAATGCTTTGTAA